The following are encoded together in the Acidovorax sp. KKS102 genome:
- a CDS encoding DUF6882 domain-containing protein — protein MNEEPTSIHCGEHGDAAPTYVCGHLCRHPVQRWFCDAPSPDTPYPDAWCASCNAELLKTGGEWNEHNADCLDLQILCHHCYQDAMARSVEALDGDTQAAWIEAVTQGHHALRDKQRALEQDYGIASFERWDYDQSAGTLTFSAGGVPRVVADIEFIGSVSEASGTWLWAWANFHNETPVVSRIAAVREWGEAQGFLHLTVPLWKGDAVDGWELSGVAAQVLGAQGVYRVPMDRGFLYMALMSVQRVA, from the coding sequence ATGAATGAAGAGCCAACGTCCATCCATTGCGGCGAGCACGGCGACGCCGCGCCCACCTACGTGTGTGGTCATCTGTGCCGCCACCCGGTGCAGCGCTGGTTTTGCGATGCGCCCTCGCCCGACACCCCCTACCCGGACGCATGGTGCGCCAGCTGCAATGCCGAGCTGCTCAAGACGGGCGGCGAGTGGAACGAACACAACGCGGACTGCCTGGACCTCCAGATCCTGTGCCACCACTGCTACCAGGACGCCATGGCGCGCAGTGTGGAGGCGCTGGATGGCGACACCCAAGCCGCCTGGATCGAGGCGGTGACGCAGGGCCACCACGCGCTGCGGGACAAGCAGCGCGCGCTGGAGCAGGACTACGGCATCGCCAGCTTTGAGCGCTGGGACTACGACCAGTCCGCCGGCACTTTGACCTTTTCGGCCGGAGGGGTGCCCCGGGTGGTGGCCGACATCGAGTTCATCGGATCGGTGTCGGAGGCCAGTGGCACCTGGCTGTGGGCCTGGGCCAATTTCCACAACGAAACCCCGGTGGTGTCGCGCATCGCGGCCGTGCGGGAGTGGGGCGAAGCCCAGGGCTTTCTGCACCTCACGGTGCCGCTGTGGAAGGGCGATGCCGTCGATGGCTGGGAGCTGTCGGGCGTGGCCGCGCAGGTGCTGGGCGCCCAGGGGGTGTACCGAGTGCCCATGGACCGGGGCTTTTTGTACATGGCCCTGATGTCGGTGCAACGCGTGGCGTGA
- a CDS encoding helix-turn-helix domain-containing protein, with product MQRFVPVPPDLQPWLMAAVVVDTPATLAQSHFPAMVSSMLVVRLAGQVHCRGALVPPSAWISASTTPTVYEHGGPVQAVVLVLQPGAAAALFAAALGQVNTLRPMADLAGPRWAEVVCAVRGAADDGARLEVLCQFVRQNFAPPSPCESRRLQGLALLAAMGHRMGLGQRQFARRFVAHWGMAPKQFEVIARMNSALGHALDTPGSAVSVAELAADEGYYDQSHMGRDVRRLAGHPLQALVQGARTPVSAQWPLKVGVQAQQALAHLQSDQESARRR from the coding sequence ATGCAGCGTTTCGTGCCCGTTCCCCCTGATCTGCAACCGTGGCTGATGGCTGCGGTGGTGGTTGATACCCCTGCGACGCTGGCGCAGTCGCATTTCCCGGCGATGGTGTCGAGCATGCTGGTGGTGCGGTTGGCGGGGCAGGTGCATTGCCGGGGCGCGCTGGTGCCACCTTCGGCATGGATCAGCGCCAGCACCACGCCCACCGTGTACGAGCACGGCGGGCCTGTGCAAGCAGTGGTGCTGGTGCTGCAACCCGGGGCCGCGGCGGCGCTGTTTGCCGCCGCGCTCGGGCAGGTCAACACTTTGCGCCCGATGGCGGATTTGGCAGGCCCGAGGTGGGCCGAAGTCGTATGCGCTGTGAGGGGCGCGGCGGATGATGGCGCGCGGCTGGAGGTGTTGTGCCAGTTTGTCCGGCAAAACTTTGCACCGCCGTCGCCCTGTGAATCGCGACGGCTGCAGGGGCTGGCCTTGCTGGCTGCGATGGGCCATCGCATGGGCCTGGGCCAGCGGCAATTCGCACGGCGCTTTGTGGCGCACTGGGGCATGGCGCCCAAGCAATTTGAGGTGATTGCGCGCATGAACAGCGCGCTGGGGCATGCGCTTGACACGCCAGGCAGTGCTGTTTCAGTGGCAGAGCTAGCGGCCGACGAAGGCTATTACGACCAGTCGCACATGGGGCGCGATGTGCGCAGGCTGGCGGGCCATCCGTTGCAGGCTTTGGTGCAAGGCGCGCGCACCCCTGTCAGTGCGCAATGGCCCTTGAAGGTGGGTGTGCAGGCGCAGCAGGCGCTGGCACACCTCCAAAGCGATCAGGAATCTGCCCGCAGGCGCTGA
- a CDS encoding DUF2834 domain-containing protein, whose amino-acid sequence MHDHRYLRTFFLLLALVGLAVPWYFNAVYFLAGGSVMPGVFWRDAFANPLTTAITLDVYLAAGAFTAWVAADRALGAWRWACIAACWGLGLAFAMPLYLAQRLRADS is encoded by the coding sequence ATGCACGACCACCGGTACCTTCGCACCTTTTTTCTTCTGCTGGCTCTTGTCGGCCTCGCCGTCCCCTGGTATTTCAATGCGGTGTATTTCCTGGCGGGGGGCAGCGTGATGCCAGGCGTTTTCTGGCGCGATGCCTTTGCCAACCCGCTGACCACGGCCATCACCCTGGATGTGTACTTGGCGGCTGGGGCCTTCACCGCCTGGGTTGCCGCAGACCGAGCCCTGGGCGCGTGGCGCTGGGCCTGCATCGCCGCCTGCTGGGGCCTGGGCCTGGCGTTCGCCATGCCGCTGTACTTGGCTCAGCGCCTGCGGGCAGATTCCTGA
- a CDS encoding biotin--[acetyl-CoA-carboxylase] ligase: protein MSATSPIRWPAEAIWEAVSPLLPGFTVEVLPTIDSTNTELMRRARNGQCEPTLLVAEQQTAGRGRLGRVWQSDVGASLMMSLGLPLAPQDWSGLSLAVGVSVAESLQPVLPPLGANQPARVGLKWPNDLWLGGAAGDRKLGGILVETASFVAPQAVAPQTNTSTARYVVVGIGINVLPRSPEGMSMPPGSLQEVEPGLDAPTALQRIVPPLVAMLQSFAGYGFAPMQPRFAARDVLQGRAVTLSDGHTGTAHGVGDDGALLVHTAGGMQAITSSEISVRPTAVPPV from the coding sequence GTGAGCGCCACATCCCCGATCCGCTGGCCCGCCGAGGCCATCTGGGAGGCGGTATCCCCGCTGCTGCCGGGCTTCACTGTGGAGGTGCTGCCCACCATCGACTCCACCAACACCGAGCTGATGCGCCGTGCGCGCAACGGCCAGTGCGAGCCCACCCTGCTGGTGGCCGAGCAGCAGACCGCCGGGCGCGGGCGGCTGGGGCGGGTATGGCAAAGCGATGTGGGGGCTTCTCTGATGATGTCCTTGGGCTTGCCGCTGGCACCCCAGGATTGGTCTGGCCTGTCGCTCGCCGTGGGGGTGAGCGTGGCCGAGAGCCTGCAGCCCGTGCTGCCACCGCTGGGCGCGAACCAGCCGGCTCGCGTGGGACTCAAGTGGCCCAACGACCTCTGGCTGGGCGGTGCGGCGGGCGACCGCAAGCTGGGCGGCATTCTGGTGGAGACCGCGAGTTTTGTGGCGCCCCAGGCCGTTGCCCCGCAGACGAACACCAGCACCGCGCGCTATGTGGTGGTAGGCATCGGCATCAACGTGCTGCCCCGCAGCCCCGAGGGCATGAGCATGCCCCCCGGCAGCCTGCAGGAGGTGGAACCGGGCCTGGACGCGCCCACCGCGCTGCAACGCATCGTGCCGCCGCTGGTGGCCATGCTGCAGTCGTTTGCGGGCTATGGCTTTGCGCCCATGCAGCCCCGCTTTGCGGCGCGCGATGTGCTGCAGGGCCGCGCCGTGACGCTGAGCGACGGCCACACGGGCACCGCGCATGGCGTGGGTGATGACGGGGCGCTGCTGGTGCACACGGCGGGTGGCATGCAGGCCATCACCAGCTCCGAAATCAGCGTGCGGCCGACAGCGGTGCCACCGGTGTGA
- a CDS encoding response regulator transcription factor, whose protein sequence is MRILIAEDDQVLADGLLRTLRASGAVVDHVASGSEADAALMTNNEFDLLILDLGLPKMHGLEVLKKLRGRGSALPVLILTAADSVEERVKGLDFGADDYMAKPFSLQELEARVRALTRRGMGGTSSAIKHGPLVYDQAGRVATIDGKMIELSARELGLLEVLLQRAGRLVSKEQLVERLCEWGEEVSNNAIEVYIHRLRKKIEGGPIRIATVRGLGYCLEKIPS, encoded by the coding sequence ATGCGCATCCTCATTGCCGAAGACGACCAGGTGCTGGCCGATGGCCTGCTGCGCACGCTGCGTGCCTCGGGCGCCGTGGTGGACCATGTCGCCAGCGGCAGCGAGGCCGACGCGGCGCTCATGACCAACAACGAGTTCGACCTGCTCATCCTGGACTTGGGCCTGCCCAAGATGCATGGGCTGGAAGTGCTGAAAAAGCTGCGCGGCCGGGGCTCTGCCCTGCCGGTGCTGATCCTCACCGCCGCCGACAGCGTGGAAGAGCGCGTGAAGGGGCTGGACTTTGGCGCCGACGACTACATGGCCAAGCCCTTCAGCCTGCAGGAGCTGGAAGCCCGCGTGCGCGCCCTCACGCGCCGGGGCATGGGCGGCACCAGCAGCGCCATCAAGCACGGCCCGCTGGTGTACGACCAGGCCGGCCGCGTGGCCACCATCGACGGCAAGATGATCGAACTTTCCGCCCGCGAGCTGGGCCTGCTGGAAGTACTGCTGCAGCGCGCCGGCCGCCTGGTGAGCAAGGAGCAGCTGGTGGAGCGCCTGTGCGAGTGGGGCGAAGAGGTGAGCAACAACGCCATCGAGGTCTACATCCACCGCCTGCGCAAGAAGATCGAGGGCGGGCCCATCCGCATCGCCACCGTGCGCGGCCTGGGCTACTGCCTTGAGAAGATCCCCAGTTAA
- a CDS encoding sensor histidine kinase — translation MKIFQREQRSLFGEILDWMLTPLLLLWPVSLALTWLVAQGLANKPFDRALEYNAHALAQLVSVVGDKAQFNLPQPASEILRADDSDIVYYQVIGPGGEFLSGERELPEPPSDEVPLSGEVRLRDAEMRGIDIRVAYIWVRLPLKDTPVALVQVAETREKRSVLATEIIKGVMLPQFVILPLAVLLVWLALARGIQPLNQLEQRIRARNPDDLSPLDDRTVPLEVAPLVSSVNDLLTRLNDSLATQKRFLADAAHQLKTPLAGLRMQADLAQREGTSTEELKRSLQQIGRSSIRATHTVNQLLALARAEGSGVGIARQPCDLARLVIEVVRDSVPRALDKHIDLGYDGAEPGSPGVLIDGNPTLLKELVRNLVDNAINYTPSTPDKPGVVTARVLADTFGHVLLLQVEDSGPGVPEAERELVFQPFYRALGSEADGSGLGLPIVLEIASKHDAEVTLEDARPGQTPPGARFSVRFAARDVVAGS, via the coding sequence GTGAAGATCTTCCAGCGCGAGCAGCGCTCCCTGTTCGGCGAAATCCTCGACTGGATGCTCACGCCGCTGCTGCTGCTGTGGCCGGTGAGCCTGGCGCTGACCTGGCTGGTGGCCCAGGGCCTGGCCAACAAGCCGTTTGACCGGGCGCTGGAATACAACGCCCACGCACTCGCGCAGCTGGTGAGCGTGGTGGGCGACAAGGCCCAGTTCAACCTGCCCCAGCCCGCCAGCGAGATCCTGCGGGCCGACGACTCCGACATCGTGTACTACCAGGTCATCGGCCCGGGCGGCGAGTTCCTCTCGGGCGAGCGCGAGCTGCCCGAGCCCCCGAGCGACGAGGTGCCCCTGTCGGGCGAGGTGCGGCTGCGCGATGCCGAGATGCGCGGCATTGACATCCGCGTGGCCTATATCTGGGTGCGCCTGCCGCTCAAGGACACGCCGGTGGCGCTGGTCCAGGTGGCCGAGACGCGCGAAAAGCGCAGCGTGCTGGCCACCGAAATCATCAAGGGCGTGATGCTGCCGCAGTTCGTCATCCTGCCGCTGGCGGTGCTGCTGGTGTGGCTGGCGCTGGCGCGCGGCATCCAGCCGCTCAACCAGCTGGAGCAGCGCATCCGCGCGCGCAACCCCGACGACCTCTCGCCCCTGGACGACCGCACCGTGCCCCTCGAAGTGGCGCCGCTGGTGTCGTCCGTGAACGACTTGCTCACGCGCCTGAACGATTCGCTGGCCACCCAAAAGCGCTTTCTGGCCGACGCCGCCCACCAGCTCAAGACCCCGCTGGCGGGCCTGCGCATGCAGGCCGACCTGGCCCAGCGCGAAGGCACCAGCACGGAAGAGCTCAAGCGCTCGCTGCAGCAGATCGGCCGCTCCAGCATCCGCGCCACACACACCGTCAACCAGCTGCTGGCGCTGGCGCGCGCCGAAGGCAGCGGCGTGGGCATTGCCCGCCAGCCCTGCGACCTGGCACGCCTGGTGATCGAGGTGGTGCGCGACTCGGTGCCCCGCGCGCTCGACAAGCACATCGACCTGGGCTACGACGGCGCTGAACCGGGATCGCCGGGCGTGCTGATCGACGGCAACCCCACGCTGCTCAAGGAGCTGGTGCGCAACCTGGTGGACAACGCCATCAACTACACCCCCTCCACGCCGGACAAACCCGGCGTGGTCACCGCCCGCGTGCTGGCCGACACCTTCGGCCATGTGCTGCTGCTGCAGGTCGAAGACTCCGGCCCCGGCGTGCCCGAGGCCGAGCGCGAGCTGGTGTTCCAGCCGTTCTACCGCGCCCTGGGCAGCGAGGCCGATGGCTCCGGGCTGGGCCTGCCCATCGTGCTGGAGATTGCCAGCAAGCACGATGCCGAGGTCACGCTCGAAGACGCGCGCCCTGGCCAGACCCCGCCCGGCGCGCGCTTCAGCGTGCGGTTTGCGGCGCGGGACGTGGTGGCGGGCAGCTGA
- a CDS encoding tyrosine-protein phosphatase, with protein sequence MQQAHTPTRSLPLAGATNFRDLGGYVGHGGQAVKWRRIFRSDHLAGLTPEDQALLADLGVARAVDFRGQAESAAYAYTLPGVQYHPLHIEPTVVQRALELQRTGRQLTAQDAVGLMQDTYRGFVHDNAPRFAELFRLLLASDAPTVFHCTAGKDRTGFAAALILLTLGVPRDVVMHDYLLTNALYQRPPGMGSHAPEEVLRVLWRVQEEFLDAALHMVDNDFGGLQAYLVDVLGVDAAAQKELAGRYLQTA encoded by the coding sequence ATGCAGCAAGCGCACACTCCCACCCGATCCCTCCCTCTCGCAGGCGCCACCAACTTCCGTGATCTCGGCGGCTATGTGGGCCATGGTGGGCAGGCCGTGAAATGGCGCCGCATCTTCCGCTCCGACCACCTGGCAGGCCTGACGCCCGAAGACCAGGCCCTGCTGGCCGACCTGGGCGTCGCCCGCGCGGTGGACTTTCGCGGCCAGGCCGAAAGCGCCGCCTATGCCTACACGCTGCCCGGTGTGCAGTACCACCCGCTGCACATCGAACCCACGGTGGTGCAGCGTGCGCTGGAGCTACAGCGCACCGGCCGCCAGCTCACCGCCCAAGACGCCGTGGGCCTGATGCAGGACACCTACCGGGGTTTTGTGCACGACAACGCCCCGCGTTTTGCCGAGCTGTTCCGCCTGCTGCTGGCCAGCGATGCGCCCACGGTGTTTCACTGCACCGCAGGCAAGGACCGCACCGGCTTTGCCGCCGCCCTCATCCTGCTGACGCTGGGCGTGCCGCGCGATGTGGTGATGCACGACTACCTGCTGACCAACGCGCTGTACCAGCGCCCACCCGGCATGGGCAGCCACGCGCCGGAAGAAGTGCTGCGCGTGCTGTGGCGTGTGCAGGAAGAGTTTCTGGACGCCGCCCTGCACATGGTGGACAACGACTTTGGCGGGCTGCAGGCGTATCTGGTGGACGTGCTGGGTGTTGACGCTGCCGCGCAGAAGGAACTGGCAGGGCGGTATCTGCAGACGGCCTAA
- a CDS encoding DUF4124 domain-containing protein, which yields MRSRTERTVLTAIAVVVVAAAAAAWWTRDSWLPHAGPWSEQMWKKITRPGPDTLPPDKRPAQAQPARSGTSTPAAPQPRKCVQHGRTTYTDQPCPKGAQEQPVDGAVTSLPSAQ from the coding sequence ATGCGCAGCCGCACTGAACGCACCGTCCTCACCGCCATCGCGGTCGTGGTGGTTGCTGCCGCCGCCGCTGCGTGGTGGACGCGCGATAGCTGGCTGCCCCACGCAGGGCCGTGGTCCGAGCAGATGTGGAAAAAGATCACCCGCCCGGGCCCCGACACCCTGCCGCCCGACAAGCGGCCCGCCCAGGCGCAGCCCGCGCGCAGCGGCACGTCCACGCCCGCCGCGCCGCAGCCACGCAAGTGCGTGCAACACGGCCGCACTACCTACACCGACCAGCCTTGCCCCAAGGGGGCCCAGGAGCAGCCGGTGGACGGCGCCGTCACCTCGCTCCCCAGCGCGCAATAG
- a CDS encoding MBL fold metallo-hydrolase yields MTSPPRRFANTHPDVVIGNFPWYEMVWRSLRGDFKPRSEPAGGYAAFARQWTQPVDPARLAQRQQAPVITWLGHVSMLLQVAGLNVLIDPTLCGFAGPLGRFGAPRRVPVPLAPEDLPPIDVVLISHNHYDHLCYGTLRRLRDAGQSPRFVVPLGLADWFTQRGMGPVTALNWWEHADIAPGVRVVFTPSQHWSRRTPWDTNASLWGGYLLEWARPQAAAPWRFLFPGDTGYSDDFKAIRQRLGPVDFLALPIGAYLPRDFMKPMHVNPEDAVQLMLDVEARQAMGVHWGTFMLTQEAFDHPPRDLATALAQRGLPLDRVWLLRQGETRAIPLP; encoded by the coding sequence ATGACCTCACCACCCCGCCGCTTTGCCAATACGCACCCTGACGTGGTGATCGGCAACTTCCCCTGGTACGAAATGGTCTGGCGCTCGCTGCGCGGCGATTTCAAGCCCCGCAGCGAACCGGCGGGTGGCTACGCGGCCTTTGCCCGGCAATGGACGCAGCCCGTGGACCCTGCCCGCCTAGCGCAGCGCCAGCAGGCGCCCGTGATCACCTGGCTGGGCCATGTCTCCATGCTGCTGCAGGTGGCGGGCCTCAACGTGCTGATCGACCCCACGCTGTGCGGTTTTGCGGGCCCCCTGGGCCGCTTTGGCGCCCCGCGCCGGGTGCCCGTGCCCCTGGCGCCCGAGGACCTGCCGCCCATCGATGTGGTGCTGATCTCGCACAACCACTACGACCACCTGTGCTACGGCACCTTGCGCCGCCTGCGCGACGCGGGCCAGTCGCCCCGCTTTGTGGTGCCGCTGGGGCTGGCCGACTGGTTCACACAGCGGGGCATGGGCCCCGTCACCGCGCTGAACTGGTGGGAGCACGCCGACATCGCCCCCGGCGTGCGCGTGGTGTTCACACCGTCGCAGCACTGGAGCCGCCGCACCCCGTGGGATACGAATGCCTCGCTGTGGGGTGGGTACCTGCTGGAATGGGCGCGCCCGCAGGCGGCTGCGCCCTGGCGCTTTCTGTTCCCGGGCGACACGGGCTACAGCGACGACTTCAAGGCCATCCGCCAGCGCCTGGGGCCGGTGGACTTTCTGGCCCTGCCCATCGGCGCCTACCTGCCCCGCGACTTCATGAAGCCCATGCACGTGAACCCCGAGGACGCCGTGCAGCTGATGCTGGATGTGGAGGCCAGGCAAGCCATGGGCGTGCACTGGGGCACGTTCATGCTGACGCAGGAGGCCTTCGACCACCCGCCGCGCGACCTGGCCACCGCACTGGCGCAGCGGGGCCTGCCGCTGGACCGCGTCTGGCTCCTGCGGCAGGGCGAGACGCGCGCCATCCCGTTGCCATAG
- a CDS encoding DNA topoisomerase III, with protein MTKTLVIAEKPSVAQDIVRALTPVAGKFEKHEDHFENDRYVVTSAVGHLVEIQAPEQFDVKRGKWSFAHLPVIPPYFDLKPVDKTKSRLNAVVKQAKRKDVTELINACDAGREGELIFRLIEQYAGGSKPLGKPVKRLWLQSMTPQAIRDGFDALRSEQQMAGLASAARSRSEADWLVGINGTRAMTAFNSRDGGFFLTTVGRVQTPTLSLVVEREEKIRKFISRDYWEIHATFGAQAGEYPAKWFDPKWKKGEDVEARADRVWSAAEAQAIANAVRGKQATVTEESKPTTQASPLLFDLTSLQREANGKFGFSAKTTLALAQSLYERHKALTYPRTDSRALPEDYLPVAKQTFEMLADSGMRHLAPHALTALNNNYIRPSKRIFDNSKVSDHFAIIPTTQAPSGLSEAEQKLYDLVVRRFMAVFFPSAEYTVTTRISTVAPHSFKTEGKVLVKPGWLAIYGKEAADEVEGGKDGDKGQNLVPVKPGEMVNTLQVDPKGLKTKPPARYSEATLLGAMESAGKQIDDDELREAMQEKGLGTPATRAAIIEGLLTEKYMLREGREIIPTAKAFQLMTLLRGLEVEELCRAELTGEWEYKLSQMEKGQLSREAFMQEIAAMTERMVKKAKEYDRDTIPGDYATLESPCPNCGGVVKENYRRYACVGKPGAEGCGFSFGKSPAGRTFETAEAEQLLRDKKIGPLEGFRSKAGWPFTSEIVIKYDDEAHNYKLEFDFGDDKNAEESGELVEFEDASLGACPICGSEVHEHGSNYVCSKAVPTAAQPTPSCTFKSGKIILQQPVEREQMHKLLETGKTDLLDKFVSMRTRRNFKAHLAWDKEAGKVNFEFAPSKFPPRPGAAAKTIAAKAKATSATAKKAPAKKAATKTAAAKAPRKAAAGKAPSAALAAVIGNEPVARPEAVKKMWEYIKAHNLQDPKDKRTIVADDKLRAVFGKDSAGMFELAGILGNHLGGE; from the coding sequence ATGACCAAGACCCTGGTAATTGCAGAAAAACCCTCGGTGGCGCAAGACATCGTGCGCGCACTGACCCCCGTGGCGGGCAAGTTCGAGAAGCACGAAGACCACTTCGAGAACGACCGCTATGTCGTCACCAGCGCCGTGGGCCACCTGGTGGAGATCCAGGCCCCCGAGCAGTTTGACGTCAAGCGCGGCAAGTGGAGCTTTGCGCACCTGCCCGTGATCCCGCCGTACTTTGACCTGAAGCCCGTGGACAAGACCAAGAGCCGCCTGAACGCGGTGGTCAAGCAGGCCAAGCGCAAGGACGTGACCGAACTCATCAACGCCTGTGACGCGGGCCGTGAGGGGGAACTGATCTTCCGCCTGATCGAGCAGTACGCTGGAGGCAGCAAACCGTTGGGCAAACCCGTCAAACGCCTGTGGCTGCAGTCCATGACGCCCCAGGCCATCCGCGACGGCTTTGATGCGCTGCGCAGCGAGCAGCAGATGGCAGGCCTCGCCAGTGCGGCCCGCAGCCGCTCCGAGGCCGACTGGCTGGTGGGCATCAACGGCACGCGCGCCATGACGGCGTTCAACTCGCGCGACGGTGGCTTCTTCTTGACCACCGTGGGCCGGGTGCAGACGCCCACGCTGTCGCTGGTGGTGGAGCGCGAGGAAAAGATCCGCAAGTTCATCAGCCGCGACTACTGGGAAATCCACGCCACCTTCGGCGCCCAGGCGGGCGAGTACCCCGCCAAGTGGTTCGACCCCAAGTGGAAAAAAGGCGAGGACGTGGAAGCCCGCGCCGACCGCGTATGGTCGGCCGCTGAAGCGCAAGCCATTGCCAACGCCGTGCGCGGCAAACAGGCCACCGTCACCGAAGAGAGCAAGCCCACCACCCAGGCATCGCCCCTGCTGTTTGACCTGACCAGCCTGCAGCGCGAGGCCAACGGCAAGTTCGGCTTTTCTGCCAAGACCACGCTCGCCCTGGCGCAAAGCCTGTACGAGCGCCACAAGGCCCTGACCTACCCGCGTACCGATTCGCGCGCGCTGCCCGAAGACTATTTGCCCGTGGCCAAGCAAACTTTTGAAATGCTGGCCGACAGCGGCATGCGCCACCTGGCGCCGCACGCGCTCACCGCGCTGAACAACAACTACATCCGCCCATCCAAGCGCATCTTCGACAACAGCAAGGTGAGTGACCACTTTGCGATCATCCCCACCACGCAAGCCCCGTCGGGCTTGAGCGAGGCTGAGCAAAAGCTGTACGACCTGGTCGTGCGCCGCTTCATGGCCGTGTTCTTCCCGAGTGCCGAATACACCGTCACCACCCGCATCAGCACCGTGGCCCCGCACAGCTTCAAGACCGAAGGCAAGGTGCTGGTCAAGCCGGGCTGGCTGGCCATCTACGGCAAGGAAGCCGCCGACGAAGTCGAAGGCGGCAAGGACGGCGACAAGGGCCAGAACTTGGTGCCTGTGAAGCCCGGTGAAATGGTCAACACCCTGCAGGTCGATCCCAAGGGCCTCAAGACCAAGCCGCCCGCCCGCTACTCCGAAGCCACGCTGCTCGGCGCCATGGAAAGCGCCGGCAAGCAGATCGACGACGACGAGCTGCGCGAAGCCATGCAGGAAAAGGGCCTGGGCACGCCTGCCACGCGCGCGGCCATCATCGAAGGCTTGCTGACTGAAAAGTACATGCTGCGCGAAGGCCGCGAGATCATCCCCACGGCCAAGGCCTTCCAGCTCATGACGCTGCTGCGCGGGCTGGAGGTGGAAGAGCTCTGCCGTGCCGAACTCACGGGCGAGTGGGAGTACAAGCTCTCGCAGATGGAGAAGGGCCAACTCAGCCGCGAAGCCTTCATGCAAGAGATTGCCGCCATGACCGAGCGCATGGTGAAGAAGGCCAAGGAATACGACCGCGACACCATCCCCGGCGACTACGCCACGCTTGAATCCCCTTGCCCCAACTGCGGTGGCGTGGTGAAGGAAAACTACCGCAGGTATGCCTGCGTGGGCAAGCCGGGCGCAGAAGGTTGTGGCTTCAGCTTTGGCAAGTCGCCCGCCGGCCGCACGTTTGAAACGGCCGAGGCCGAACAGCTGCTGCGCGACAAGAAGATCGGCCCGCTGGAGGGCTTCCGCTCCAAGGCGGGCTGGCCGTTCACGTCCGAAATCGTCATCAAGTACGACGACGAGGCGCACAACTACAAGCTCGAATTCGACTTTGGCGATGACAAGAACGCCGAGGAATCCGGCGAGCTGGTGGAGTTTGAAGACGCATCGCTGGGTGCCTGCCCCATCTGCGGATCGGAAGTGCACGAGCACGGCAGCAACTACGTGTGCAGCAAGGCCGTGCCCACGGCCGCCCAGCCCACGCCCAGCTGCACCTTCAAGAGCGGAAAGATCATCCTGCAGCAGCCCGTGGAACGCGAGCAGATGCACAAGCTGCTGGAGACAGGCAAGACCGACCTGCTCGACAAGTTCGTCAGCATGCGCACGCGCCGCAACTTCAAGGCCCACCTGGCGTGGGACAAGGAGGCGGGCAAGGTCAACTTTGAATTTGCGCCCAGCAAGTTCCCACCTCGCCCAGGAGCCGCTGCAAAAACAATAGCAGCCAAGGCAAAAGCCACTAGCGCTACTGCCAAAAAAGCCCCTGCAAAGAAGGCCGCAACCAAAACCGCTGCCGCCAAAGCCCCGCGCAAGGCCGCCGCAGGCAAGGCCCCCAGCGCCGCCCTGGCCGCAGTGATTGGCAACGAGCCGGTGGCGCGCCCCGAGGCCGTCAAGAAGATGTGGGAATACATCAAGGCCCACAACCTGCAGGACCCCAAGGACAAGCGCACCATCGTCGCCGACGACAAGCTGCGCGCCGTGTTCGGCAAGGACAGCGCAGGCATGTTCGAGCTGGCCGGCATTCTGGGCAACCACCTGGGCGGCGAATGA
- a CDS encoding SET domain-containing protein: MPRTAPPATPTPAQGRRIQTRRSGVHGKGVFAVQDIAEGEVLVEYTGEVIGWQEAQDRHPHDPLQPNHTFYFHVDEDHVIDAKFGGNSSRWINHSCNPNCYADERDGRIFITALRNIKAGEELNYDYGLIIEERYTPKLKAEYPCWCGSPNCRGTLLAPKRGWAPPVPLPQSKPSSAKAKKAAKAPQKAKPRGRSQ, encoded by the coding sequence ATGCCCCGCACCGCACCGCCTGCAACCCCGACCCCTGCGCAGGGGCGTCGCATCCAGACCCGGCGCTCGGGCGTGCACGGCAAGGGCGTTTTTGCCGTGCAGGATATTGCAGAGGGCGAAGTCCTTGTTGAATACACGGGTGAAGTGATCGGCTGGCAGGAAGCGCAGGACCGGCACCCGCACGACCCCTTGCAGCCCAACCACACGTTCTACTTCCATGTGGATGAAGACCATGTGATCGACGCAAAGTTCGGCGGCAATTCGTCGCGCTGGATCAACCACAGCTGCAACCCCAACTGCTACGCCGACGAGCGCGACGGCCGCATTTTCATCACCGCGCTGCGCAACATCAAGGCGGGCGAAGAGCTGAACTACGACTACGGCCTAATCATCGAAGAGCGCTACACCCCCAAGCTCAAGGCCGAGTACCCCTGCTGGTGCGGCAGCCCCAACTGCCGGGGCACGCTGCTGGCGCCCAAGCGCGGCTGGGCACCGCCGGTGCCGCTGCCACAGTCCAAGCCGTCTTCTGCCAAGGCGAAGAAGGCCGCCAAGGCTCCCCAGAAGGCCAAGCCGCGAGGCCGCAGCCAGTGA